In Phreatobacter cathodiphilus, the genomic window GCTGGTGATCCGCGAGCAGCCCTATGTGGAGGCGGCGCGCGCCGCAGGCACCCGCACGCCGCGGCTTCTCGTCCAGCACATCCTGCCGAACGTCGCGGCGCCCGTGATCGTCCAGGCGACCTACGTCTTCGCCTCCGCGATGATCGTGGAATCGGTCCTGTCCTTCCTCGGTGCCGGCACGCCGCCGACCGTTCCGAGCTGGGGCAACATGCTGGCCGAGGGACGCGCCTTCATGCAGCGCGCGCCGTGGATGATCGCCTTCCCCGGCGTCGCGCTCGCGCTGCTGGTGCTGACCGTCAACGTGCTGGGCGACGCGCTGCGCGACGCCATCGATCCGAAACTCGCGCGGCAACTGCGCACCTGATTGCCCCGCCACGCGGGCAAGAGCGCCGGGCAACGGCGCCATACGACGAAACGACAGAGCGGGAGGAGACGGGAATGACCCACTGGACACGACGACTGACGACGGCCGCCACAGCGGCCATGCTCATCATGACGGCTCTGCCGGCCATGGCGCAGACGGTGCTGAAGGTGCGCCCCTTCGGCGACCTGCGCACCATCGACCCGATCACCACGTCGGACTACATGGTCCGCAACCACGGCTACATGGTCTACGACACGCTGTTCGCTCAGGACGGTTCCGGCGCCATCAAGCCGCAGATGGTGGAGCGCCACACGGTCTCGGACGACGGCAAGACCTGGACCTTCGTGCTGCGCGAGGGCCTGAAGTTCCACGACAACCAGCCGGTCACGGCGGAGGACGTCGTCGCCTCGCTCAAGCGCTGGGGCGAGCGCGACGGGCTCGGTCAGCAGCTCATGGGGCAGACGGCCTCGCTCACCGCCACCGACGCCAGGACGGTGACGCTCGTCCTGAAGGAGCGCTGGGGCCTCGTGCTGGAGGCCCTCGGCAAGCCGAGCTCGATGGTGCCCTTCATCATGCCGGCGCGGATCGCCGCCACGCCGGCCAACCAGAACATCACCGATCCCATCGGCTCCGGCCCCTTCATGATGATCAGGGCCGAATGGTCGCCGGGCGCGAAGATCGTCTATGCCCGCGCGCCGATGTACGTGCCCCGCGCCGAACCGGCCGACGGCCTCGCCGGGGGCAAGCGGGCTCAGGTCGACCGCGTCGAGTGGATCATCATGCCCGACGCGCAGACCGCACTGAACGCGCTGCAGGCGGGCGAGATCGACATTTTCGAGGAGTTGCCGCCCGACATGATCCCGCTGGTGAAGTCCAACGCGCGGATCGCCATCAGCAGGCTGTCGGCGCTCCAGGGCGTCATGCGCATGAACCAGCTCCAGCCACCCTTCAACAACGCGAAGCTGCGGCAGGCGATCCTGCGCCTCGTCGATCAGGAGCAGACGCTCAGGGCCTATGTCGACGACAAGGCCCTCTACACGAACTGCCCGTCGTTCTTTATGTGCGACTCGCCCTATTTCACGAATGCGGCCTGGAAGCCCGCCGACGTTGCCGCGGCGCGCGCCCTGGTGCGCGAGAGCGGCTACAACGGCGAAAAGATCGTGCTGCTCGACGCCACCGAGACGGCGCTGAGCCCGGCCACCTTGGTGGTGGCACAGGCCATGCGCGACATCGGCCTCAACGTCGACTACCAGGCGATGGACTGGGGCACGCTGTCGAGCCGCCGCACCTCGAAGAACCCGGTCGCGCAAGGGGGCTGGTCGGCCTT contains:
- a CDS encoding ABC transporter substrate-binding protein — protein: MTHWTRRLTTAATAAMLIMTALPAMAQTVLKVRPFGDLRTIDPITTSDYMVRNHGYMVYDTLFAQDGSGAIKPQMVERHTVSDDGKTWTFVLREGLKFHDNQPVTAEDVVASLKRWGERDGLGQQLMGQTASLTATDARTVTLVLKERWGLVLEALGKPSSMVPFIMPARIAATPANQNITDPIGSGPFMMIRAEWSPGAKIVYARAPMYVPRAEPADGLAGGKRAQVDRVEWIIMPDAQTALNALQAGEIDIFEELPPDMIPLVKSNARIAISRLSALQGVMRMNQLQPPFNNAKLRQAILRLVDQEQTLRAYVDDKALYTNCPSFFMCDSPYFTNAAWKPADVAAARALVRESGYNGEKIVLLDATETALSPATLVVAQAMRDIGLNVDYQAMDWGTLSSRRTSKNPVAQGGWSAFLSGPAAPDMWEPVGHLALRSNCDRAWFGWPCDEAIEKLRAAFTTAPDLAGRQAIARQIQERAVETVPYVPVGQFWLVRGHQASLKGLLTAGLPVYWNISK